A portion of the Vicingus serpentipes genome contains these proteins:
- a CDS encoding M20/M25/M40 family metallo-hydrolase codes for MEFLKKLTEIEAPSGSEYMMKEFLMNYINENKSGWKVQPEIIEGEDFQDNIILVFGEPRTAIFAHMDSIGYTVGYENNLIKIGGPGAKKGALLVGEDSQGRIEGELVTEEDDHQFLTYSLKFNREVERGTTLTYKSDFRETDEFVQCCYMDNRLGMWVALEVAKTLENGIVVFSSWEEHGGGSVGYLGKFLYEGFDVKQALISDITWVTKGVEHNKGVAISLRDSGIPRRLYLNRIKELAKESGIPYQLEVESAGGSDGNALQRSPYPFDWCFIGAPEDNVHTPDEKVHKNDIKAMVDMYNYLMARL; via the coding sequence ATGGAATTTTTAAAAAAATTAACTGAGATAGAGGCTCCTTCAGGAAGTGAATATATGATGAAAGAATTTTTGATGAACTACATCAACGAAAATAAATCGGGATGGAAAGTTCAACCAGAAATAATTGAAGGAGAAGATTTTCAAGACAATATAATTTTAGTTTTTGGGGAGCCTCGAACAGCAATTTTTGCTCACATGGATTCTATTGGTTATACTGTTGGGTACGAGAATAATTTGATTAAAATAGGTGGTCCTGGAGCTAAAAAGGGAGCACTATTAGTTGGAGAAGATAGCCAAGGAAGAATTGAAGGGGAGTTAGTTACAGAAGAAGATGACCATCAATTTTTAACCTATTCTTTAAAATTTAATCGAGAAGTTGAAAGAGGAACAACATTAACTTATAAATCTGACTTTAGAGAAACAGATGAGTTTGTTCAATGTTGTTATATGGACAATCGATTAGGAATGTGGGTAGCTTTAGAAGTCGCAAAAACACTTGAAAATGGTATAGTTGTTTTTTCATCATGGGAAGAACATGGAGGGGGTAGCGTTGGTTATTTAGGTAAGTTTTTATACGAAGGCTTCGATGTGAAACAAGCCTTAATTTCTGATATAACTTGGGTTACAAAAGGAGTAGAACACAATAAAGGTGTAGCAATTTCATTACGAGATTCTGGTATACCAAGAAGACTTTATTTAAATAGAATTAAAGAACTTGCAAAAGAAAGTGGAATTCCATATCAATTAGAAGTAGAAAGTGCTGGAGGAAGTGATGGGAATGCTTTGCAGCGTTCACCTTATCCTTTTGATTGGTGTTTTATTGGTGCCCCAGAAGATAATGTTCATACTCCAGATGAAAAAGTACATAAAAACGATATAAAAGCCATGGTTGATATGTATAATTATTTAATGGCAAGACTTTAA
- a CDS encoding glycosyltransferase family 39 protein, with protein MKIPTTIFSKSNLILIALLLIGLLYFCLKSNTYIHENLSWDEVHYSSLADKGIVYNALEKNSLNFIGFYKIGKARADKDTLLNQQLVKEYNYPDENLNPFYLRHYHPPLATYYWSFFTSNANIYEKDKSLRFSNILLGVFTILSLLISLRIAKILTAQSFSSILIFSILLILSDIFNYSFETLNFHTFQFLFSVIFVACLIRWINNQTKKNALFVGVSTAFMFLSLETGLFVVAGAILALLLTKQIKVIFNFSLQIFGSFFITIIALWPGILKTLAPVKTWIMYAARIFLKGNDEYDSVDMGGAWKTMFYENIVLFTVIIFTVIILLIISRKIAKNKTYIIPYLVAFTYFIAITPFILNKTYIFPVIGLLIFAIVYNISVIDLKEFQYIKTNKKIKEYVLLALLIGYIFIPFFNLNYTDNININIKERESFNQDILELKELLNSKHNIIAFNGQSLRYYLQDESIVDLRKNSMQNPGYYIRENGLYKNVTEELKMNRIGAVVIPKNYLDYYPASKTKILEDYNYKKIKLKHFEVFLSQ; from the coding sequence GTGAAGATTCCAACTACCATTTTTTCTAAAAGTAATTTAATTTTAATAGCCCTGCTTTTAATAGGGTTGCTTTATTTCTGTCTAAAATCTAATACATATATTCATGAAAATTTAAGTTGGGATGAAGTACATTACAGCAGTTTGGCAGACAAAGGAATTGTTTATAATGCATTAGAAAAAAACAGCTTAAATTTTATTGGTTTTTATAAAATTGGAAAAGCTAGAGCTGATAAGGATACTTTACTTAATCAGCAGTTGGTAAAGGAATATAACTACCCTGATGAAAATCTAAACCCGTTTTATTTACGTCATTATCACCCTCCCTTAGCAACTTATTATTGGAGTTTTTTTACTTCAAATGCTAATATTTATGAAAAAGATAAAAGTTTAAGGTTTAGCAATATCCTTTTAGGCGTATTTACTATTTTATCGCTTTTAATTTCACTCAGAATTGCAAAAATATTAACCGCTCAAAGTTTTAGTAGTATATTAATCTTCTCAATACTTTTGATTTTAAGCGATATCTTTAATTACAGCTTTGAAACACTCAATTTTCATACTTTTCAATTTCTTTTTTCGGTAATTTTTGTTGCCTGCTTAATTCGTTGGATTAACAATCAAACTAAAAAGAATGCTTTATTTGTTGGTGTGTCAACTGCTTTTATGTTTTTATCTTTAGAGACAGGTTTGTTTGTTGTTGCAGGTGCAATTTTAGCCTTATTATTAACAAAGCAAATAAAAGTAATTTTTAATTTTTCACTTCAAATATTTGGGAGCTTTTTCATTACAATTATTGCTCTTTGGCCTGGTATTTTAAAAACATTAGCCCCAGTAAAAACATGGATAATGTATGCGGCTCGAATATTTTTAAAAGGGAATGATGAGTATGACAGTGTTGATATGGGAGGAGCATGGAAAACAATGTTTTATGAGAATATTGTTTTATTTACTGTAATAATATTTACTGTAATAATACTCCTTATAATTTCAAGAAAAATAGCAAAAAATAAAACTTACATCATTCCTTATCTTGTTGCATTTACTTATTTTATTGCTATAACTCCCTTTATTTTAAATAAGACTTACATTTTTCCAGTTATCGGATTGCTAATTTTTGCAATTGTATATAATATATCAGTAATAGATTTAAAGGAGTTTCAATATATAAAAACCAATAAAAAAATAAAAGAATATGTTTTGCTAGCTTTATTAATCGGCTATATTTTCATTCCTTTTTTTAATTTAAATTATACTGATAATATAAATATAAATATAAAAGAAAGAGAGTCTTTTAATCAAGATATATTAGAATTAAAGGAATTGTTGAATTCTAAACACAACATTATTGCATTTAATGGACAGTCATTACGTTATTATCTACAAGACGAATCTATAGTTGATTTGAGAAAAAACTCAATGCAAAATCCAGGTTATTATATTCGAGAAAATGGATTGTATAAAAATGTTACTGAAGAATTAAAAATGAATAGGATAGGAGCGGTAGTTATACCAAAAAACTACCTAGATTATTATCCAGCTTCAAAAACTAAAATACTAGAAGATTATAATTACAAAAAAATTAAACTAAAACATTTTGAAGTTTTCCTATCTCAATAA
- a CDS encoding T9SS type B sorting domain-containing protein — protein sequence MNKFLGLQVIISLCLLSTKVYSQCDTTDIVVNKVIMPNIFTPDIDGYNDGFSIYADCIKSIEKKIYNRWGQLLYKSNFVNDQWNGRTTTGSEVPEGTYFYVFDVVYSFNNIESQKTYKGSLTLMR from the coding sequence ATGAATAAATTTTTAGGATTACAAGTTATTATTTCTTTGTGTTTACTTTCAACTAAAGTGTATTCACAATGTGATACCACAGATATTGTTGTCAATAAGGTAATAATGCCTAATATTTTTACTCCAGATATCGATGGTTATAATGATGGGTTTAGTATATATGCAGACTGTATAAAGAGTATAGAGAAAAAAATCTATAATAGATGGGGGCAATTACTTTATAAATCAAATTTTGTAAATGACCAATGGAATGGTAGGACTACAACAGGTTCAGAAGTACCTGAAGGGACTTATTTTTATGTGTTTGATGTGGTTTATAGCTTTAATAATATAGAGTCTCAAAAAACTTATAAAGGTTCGCTTACTTTGATGAGATAA